A window from Shimia isoporae encodes these proteins:
- a CDS encoding (2Fe-2S)-binding protein, with product MSNKKHIKMTVNGEEQEFLAEPRELLIHTLRERLNITGPHIGCETSHCGACTVTLNGKSVKSCTVFVAQADGADITTIEGLGNPDSLHVLQESFKEHHGLQCGFCTPGMITRASKLLEENPNPTEEEVRFGMAGNICRCTGYQNIVKSILAAASEMNAAKEAAE from the coding sequence ATGTCCAATAAGAAACACATCAAAATGACCGTGAACGGTGAGGAACAAGAATTTCTGGCCGAACCACGCGAACTGCTGATCCATACATTGCGCGAACGGCTGAACATTACCGGTCCGCACATCGGGTGCGAAACCTCACACTGCGGTGCCTGCACCGTGACGCTGAATGGCAAATCGGTTAAATCCTGCACCGTCTTTGTGGCGCAGGCCGACGGGGCCGACATCACCACCATCGAAGGACTTGGTAATCCCGATAGCCTGCACGTGTTGCAGGAGTCGTTCAAAGAGCACCACGGGCTGCAATGCGGCTTCTGCACGCCGGGTATGATCACCCGCGCGTCCAAGCTCTTGGAAGAAAACCCGAACCCAACTGAGGAAGAAGTGCGCTTTGGCATGGCGGGTAATATCTGCCGCTGCACCGGCTATCAGAACATCGTGAAATCCATCCTCGCCGCCGCGAGCGAGATGAATGCAGCCAAGGAGGCGGCAGAATGA
- a CDS encoding FAD binding domain-containing protein yields the protein MIPAAFEYYRPTDMAGVLAVLEEHGDDARVIAGGHSLIPMMKLRMADVPHLIDLQDVDGLSGINVESDRVIIGAMTTQHDIIVNDSLAAAAPIMREASLQIADPQVRYMGTVGGNVANGDPGNDMPGLMQCLDATFTLVGPDGERTVAARDFYEAAYMTDREDDEVLTAVSFAAPKGGYAYEKQKRKIGDYATAAAAVLITKTDGACAAASIAMTNLSDTPIWSEAAAEALVGTSLDNAAIAAAVAAMLGDIDPTDDNRGPVEFKRHAATIILRRAIETAWSRA from the coding sequence ATGATTCCAGCTGCCTTTGAATACTACAGGCCGACAGATATGGCCGGAGTGTTAGCCGTGCTCGAGGAGCACGGTGACGATGCACGTGTTATTGCGGGCGGACACAGTTTAATTCCGATGATGAAGCTTCGGATGGCAGATGTTCCCCACCTGATAGATTTGCAAGACGTTGATGGACTGTCCGGCATAAACGTCGAGAGTGACCGTGTGATCATCGGAGCCATGACCACTCAACACGACATTATCGTCAACGACTCGCTCGCTGCCGCTGCGCCGATCATGCGCGAGGCGTCTTTGCAGATTGCCGACCCTCAGGTGCGCTACATGGGCACGGTTGGAGGCAATGTCGCCAATGGCGATCCGGGCAATGACATGCCTGGCTTGATGCAGTGCCTCGACGCCACATTTACATTGGTAGGCCCAGATGGAGAGCGTACTGTCGCCGCGCGTGACTTCTATGAAGCCGCTTATATGACCGACCGGGAGGACGATGAAGTCCTGACTGCCGTGTCTTTCGCTGCGCCCAAAGGCGGCTACGCCTACGAAAAGCAGAAACGCAAAATCGGCGACTATGCCACTGCTGCTGCTGCTGTGCTGATCACCAAGACAGATGGCGCATGCGCTGCGGCCTCCATTGCGATGACCAACCTGAGCGACACGCCTATCTGGTCCGAAGCCGCCGCCGAGGCGCTGGTGGGCACGTCCTTGGACAACGCGGCCATCGCCGCCGCCGTTGCCGCCATGCTGGGTGACATCGACCCGACCGACGACAACCGAGGCCCGGTCGAATTCAAACGCCACGCCGCAACCATCATCCTGCGCCGCGCCATCGAAACAGCCTGGTCGCGGGCCTGA
- a CDS encoding MHYT domain-containing protein — MEFLDFGHNPWLVAVSFVVALVAGATGLSLTRDLSEKSVSQRKLAVALGAIALGGGIWSMHFVAMLGLKLPILFYYDAAITLASALIAILMVALALVLLHFFPRTRMTIAASGAIVGAGILTMHYVGMAGMQLCRPIYTGAGVIGSSILAIALCILAIGVAYSVRSNRTIVIGTFCFGAAVFSVHFLAMSGTNFVALENIREFGPVISNEVMAVGVILSSFVIFGAFLWVGTTYLEPAHSGMAQEVTFTPEYSAKDSQTANEPAIVRIPCERDGGKVFVAAPDVVFVRADGHYTQVYTTTDKYFCVWPITEAVKRLVPTGFLRVHRSYLVNPQKVVRFERGKDKGQCTFGENNLPPVPVSRSNLKDAQSAFG, encoded by the coding sequence ATGGAATTCTTGGACTTCGGACATAACCCGTGGCTAGTCGCCGTATCATTCGTCGTGGCGCTCGTTGCGGGTGCAACTGGGTTGTCGCTGACGCGCGATCTATCTGAAAAGTCAGTTTCACAACGGAAACTGGCTGTCGCCTTGGGTGCAATCGCGCTGGGGGGCGGCATTTGGTCGATGCACTTTGTGGCGATGCTAGGTCTAAAGTTGCCTATTCTTTTCTACTACGACGCAGCGATTACCCTGGCGTCTGCCCTCATAGCAATACTGATGGTCGCTCTGGCGTTGGTGTTGCTGCACTTCTTTCCACGAACACGAATGACCATTGCCGCATCGGGTGCAATTGTTGGGGCTGGGATATTGACCATGCACTATGTGGGTATGGCAGGCATGCAGTTGTGTCGCCCGATTTATACTGGGGCAGGGGTGATAGGATCGTCCATTTTGGCGATTGCTCTCTGCATTTTAGCAATTGGAGTTGCCTACAGCGTGCGTTCCAACAGGACGATTGTCATCGGTACCTTTTGCTTCGGTGCTGCTGTTTTCTCGGTGCATTTCCTTGCCATGAGCGGGACCAACTTTGTCGCGCTAGAAAACATTCGGGAATTCGGCCCCGTGATAAGCAACGAGGTTATGGCGGTAGGTGTGATTTTGTCGAGCTTTGTAATCTTCGGCGCCTTTTTGTGGGTCGGAACTACCTACCTTGAGCCCGCGCATAGTGGAATGGCTCAGGAGGTGACTTTCACCCCCGAATATTCTGCGAAAGACTCACAAACCGCCAACGAACCTGCGATTGTCCGAATCCCATGTGAGCGCGACGGCGGAAAGGTTTTCGTCGCGGCGCCAGACGTGGTTTTCGTGCGTGCTGATGGGCATTACACCCAGGTTTATACAACAACAGACAAGTACTTCTGCGTCTGGCCCATCACAGAAGCCGTTAAGCGGCTCGTGCCGACTGGGTTTCTAAGGGTTCATCGAAGCTATCTCGTAAACCCTCAAAAAGTCGTTCGTTTCGAGCGAGGCAAGGACAAGGGTCAGTGTACATTTGGCGAGAACAACCTGCCACCCGTTCCGGTCAGTCGGTCAAATTTGAAAGACGCGCAATCCGCCTTCGGGTGA
- a CDS encoding aldo/keto reductase: MLDERHRLSFGCSALAGLYHPISEAGSRQVLQAAWDEGFRYFDTAPHYGNGMSERRVGDFLRDKDGWLLSTKVGRILTPDRYPRTPTNGFFNPLPFQQHFDFSYDGIMRSVEGSFQRLGLNRIDILYVHDIGDPAVGTDTPEHISSLLEGGQRALVELKSSGVIKAFGLGVNTTRICEDLVGRMDLDLILLAGRYTLLDQSATKRLFPLCAAHDVGIVIGGVYNSGILATGAIEGAFFDYAPANTDVLEQVRELEAICARFEVPLASAALQYPARHPLVASTLLGTSKVSSVSRNLRSWSHQIPEELWSALEAKFEAQSQVCKPEHTGFPEDTKNG, translated from the coding sequence ATGCTGGATGAGCGTCACCGTCTTTCCTTCGGTTGCTCGGCTCTGGCCGGTCTATACCATCCAATCTCCGAGGCTGGCTCCCGACAGGTCCTTCAAGCAGCCTGGGACGAAGGTTTCCGGTATTTCGACACAGCGCCACACTATGGAAATGGAATGTCTGAACGGCGCGTAGGCGATTTTCTGAGAGACAAGGACGGATGGCTTCTTTCCACCAAAGTAGGCCGAATACTCACGCCGGATAGATATCCCAGGACACCAACAAACGGGTTCTTTAACCCATTGCCTTTCCAACAACATTTCGACTTCTCATATGACGGCATCATGCGGTCTGTTGAGGGTAGTTTTCAGCGCCTTGGTCTAAATCGTATCGACATTCTCTATGTGCACGACATAGGTGATCCAGCTGTTGGCACCGACACGCCGGAGCACATCTCGAGTCTTCTGGAAGGTGGCCAGCGGGCACTTGTCGAGCTCAAATCAAGCGGTGTTATCAAGGCCTTTGGCTTGGGCGTGAACACAACAAGAATCTGCGAGGATCTGGTCGGTCGGATGGATCTGGATTTGATCCTGCTCGCCGGCCGATATACTTTGCTCGACCAGTCCGCGACCAAGCGACTCTTTCCACTTTGTGCGGCGCACGATGTCGGTATCGTAATTGGCGGCGTCTACAATTCCGGAATTCTGGCAACCGGAGCCATCGAGGGAGCGTTTTTTGACTACGCCCCGGCCAATACCGACGTGTTGGAACAGGTGCGTGAACTGGAAGCAATCTGCGCGCGGTTCGAAGTTCCGCTCGCAAGCGCAGCGCTTCAATACCCGGCGCGCCATCCGCTAGTGGCGTCGACACTTCTGGGCACGTCCAAGGTTTCTTCCGTTTCCAGAAATCTGAGGTCCTGGTCACATCAAATTCCCGAGGAATTATGGAGCGCCCTCGAAGCGAAATTTGAGGCGCAATCGCAGGTGTGTAAACCGGAACACACAGGTTTTCCGGAAGATACCAAAAACGGGTAA
- a CDS encoding zinc-binding alcohol dehydrogenase family protein, translating into MRAFYIDGPGQTRFGTANVPVPGVGDILLRVERIGLCGSDLNTYRGRNPLVSYPRIPGHEIAATIVETGADVPEKFFVGQAVTLNPYKNCGNCPACVSGRINACRNNQTMGVQREGALTDMISVPWQRIVTSSVSDLNHLALIEPMAVGFHAVSRAEVAKGEVVAVFGCGAIGLGVIAGCVRRGAEVIAIDIDDDKLGVAKKVGATHVVNSRNTDVIPTLNSLTENRGVPVAIEAVGLAETFTACVDVVAPVGRVVYIGYANTPVTYETKLILTKELDVLGSRGALQQDFEDVVSFVESGAYPCDETITQVFPFSKANQALEMWDAMPSKITKLIVRLSEEDAYAG; encoded by the coding sequence ATGCGCGCTTTTTATATCGACGGCCCGGGCCAAACCCGTTTTGGGACTGCCAATGTTCCCGTACCCGGGGTAGGTGACATCTTGTTGCGAGTAGAGCGGATCGGCCTTTGCGGGTCGGATCTCAACACTTACCGCGGGCGAAACCCATTGGTGAGTTATCCGCGTATACCCGGGCATGAAATTGCGGCGACCATTGTAGAAACCGGTGCAGATGTGCCCGAGAAATTCTTCGTCGGACAGGCTGTCACTCTCAATCCCTACAAAAACTGTGGCAACTGTCCTGCCTGCGTTTCAGGGCGGATAAATGCCTGCCGCAACAACCAAACGATGGGAGTCCAGCGCGAAGGTGCGCTGACCGATATGATTTCCGTGCCGTGGCAGCGGATTGTGACTTCCAGCGTTAGCGATCTGAACCACTTGGCCTTGATCGAACCGATGGCCGTAGGTTTCCACGCCGTAAGCCGAGCCGAAGTCGCAAAGGGCGAAGTTGTGGCCGTGTTCGGATGTGGTGCCATTGGCCTTGGTGTGATTGCCGGTTGCGTTCGGCGCGGCGCCGAGGTGATTGCGATCGACATCGACGATGACAAACTTGGGGTCGCAAAGAAAGTTGGAGCAACCCATGTGGTCAACAGTCGTAATACCGACGTAATACCGACGCTGAACAGCCTGACGGAAAACCGTGGTGTTCCTGTGGCCATTGAGGCTGTCGGCCTCGCGGAAACCTTCACCGCCTGCGTCGACGTTGTCGCTCCGGTCGGGCGCGTTGTCTATATTGGCTATGCAAATACTCCGGTCACCTATGAAACCAAGTTGATCCTGACCAAGGAATTGGACGTCCTCGGCTCACGTGGTGCATTACAGCAAGATTTCGAGGATGTGGTCTCATTCGTGGAAAGCGGCGCGTATCCGTGTGACGAAACCATCACTCAAGTCTTCCCTTTCTCGAAGGCAAATCAAGCACTTGAGATGTGGGATGCTATGCCGTCAAAGATCACTAAGCTGATTGTGAGGCTATCCGAGGAGGATGCTTATGCTGGATGA
- a CDS encoding SDR family NAD(P)-dependent oxidoreductase, which translates to MTGSPFDLDGKIALITGGGSGIGFGIAQCFVNSGARVLLIGQTESKLAAAVEQLGDSARYFVADVTNEAACRSAVDCCVDMFGGLDILINNAGNHLKKSLLETSQADVQSVLDVHVLAAFNLTRLALPALAEREGSVLFIASMASYLSIPQVIGYTAAKSAVLGLVRGTAAEAGPMGVRANAIAPGWISSAMTDAALNNDPPRKAKILSRTPLGGMGEPSDIGWAATYLSSRAAKFVTGQVLAVDGGAVSGF; encoded by the coding sequence ATGACCGGTTCGCCTTTTGATCTTGATGGCAAGATCGCGCTGATCACTGGAGGTGGTAGCGGCATCGGGTTCGGAATTGCTCAGTGTTTTGTAAATTCCGGCGCCCGTGTTCTGTTGATCGGTCAAACCGAGTCCAAACTTGCAGCAGCGGTCGAACAGCTTGGCGATTCTGCGAGGTACTTCGTAGCCGATGTGACGAACGAGGCCGCTTGTCGGTCAGCGGTTGATTGTTGTGTCGACATGTTTGGCGGTCTGGACATTCTGATAAACAATGCGGGCAATCACCTAAAAAAGTCGCTCTTGGAAACCTCGCAAGCTGACGTTCAGAGTGTTTTGGATGTCCACGTGCTCGCCGCGTTCAATCTAACACGTCTGGCCTTGCCAGCGCTGGCGGAGAGAGAGGGCAGCGTTCTCTTCATTGCATCAATGGCATCCTACCTCTCGATCCCGCAGGTGATCGGATACACTGCGGCTAAATCAGCCGTTTTGGGATTGGTGCGCGGCACAGCTGCGGAGGCCGGCCCAATGGGTGTCCGAGCAAACGCTATCGCGCCGGGATGGATCAGTTCAGCCATGACGGACGCCGCGCTCAACAATGACCCACCTCGCAAGGCAAAGATCCTTTCCCGAACACCTTTGGGTGGCATGGGCGAGCCATCAGACATTGGATGGGCCGCTACTTATCTTTCATCTCGCGCCGCGAAATTCGTCACAGGTCAGGTGTTGGCCGTGGACGGTGGCGCAGTCTCCGGATTCTGA